One window of the Cryptomeria japonica chromosome 7, Sugi_1.0, whole genome shotgun sequence genome contains the following:
- the LOC131040209 gene encoding methyl jasmonate esterase 1 isoform X1 — protein sequence MMIKCSRAAFYAAAFGITYLLALLAEVSQSKLEDSTFCFQKNSVLESLNSDIIVCETCQKGEGKQKQEHFVLIHGLGHGAWCWYKVVTLLKQKGHRVVALDLTSNGINRDALSDEINSVAHYTDPLLKYLQSLGNDEKVTLVGHSLAGCPLAYAMEMYPDKISKAIYVAAFTPRNNQSFLSSSFPTVFPRLVASGLVALNYGKGDSEMPTSASLVLNHIKSFFYTESPEEDINLAASLLTPTPYPISMEVLNLSSENYGRVRKFYIMLMKDKLFLPEHQQYSVDQNPPERVFKMHGSDHSPFFSQPEQLCNLLIHIATL from the exons ATGATGATTAAGTGTAGTAGGGCTGCTTTTTATGCTGCTGCCTTTGGTATCACATATCTCCTTGCTCTTCTTGCAGAGGTATCCCAATCAAAACTTGAAGATTCTACATTTTGTTTCCAAAAAAATTCAGTTTTGGAGTCCCTTAACAGTGATATCATTGTGTGTGAAACTTGTCAGAAGGGAGAGGGAAAGCAAAAGCAAGAGCATTTTGTGTTGATTCATGGACTCGGGCATGGAGCATGGTGTTGGTATAAAGTTGTTACTCTACTCAAGCAGAAAGGGCACAGAGTGGTAGCCCTGGATCTCACTTCTAATGGGATAAATAGGGATGCTCTCTCTGATGAAATCAATTCAGTTGCACACTATACAGACCCATTGCTAAAATACCTCCAGAGTCTTGGAAATGATGAGAAG GTGACTCTTGTTGGCCATAGTTTGGCTGGATGCCCACTTGCCTATGCCATGGAAATGTACCCTGATAAGATCTCCAAAGCAATCTATGTTGCTGCATTCACACCTCGCAACAATCAAAGCTTCTTAAGCTCTTCATTTCCAACG GTTTTTCCAAGGCTAGTGGCAAGTGGATTGGTAGCACTAAACTATGGGAAAGGAGATTCAGAGATGCCCACATCTGCTTCACTTGTTCTGAACCACATCAAGTCCTTTTTCTATACTGAAAGCCCTGAAGAA GACATAAACCTTGCAGCATCTCTTTTAACACCTACACCATATCCAATATCTATGGAGGTCCTAAACCTGTCCAGTGAAAACTATGGTCGAGTGAGAAAATTTTACATTATGCTGATGAAAGACAAATTATTCCTGCCAGAGCATCAGCAATACTCTGTAGACCAAAATCCTCCAGAGAGAGTATTCAAAATGCATGGTAGTGACCACTCTCCATTTTTCTCACAGCCTGAACAGTTATGCAATCTTCTGATTCATATTGCAACTCTGTGA
- the LOC131040209 gene encoding methyl jasmonate esterase 1 isoform X2 yields the protein MMIKCSRAAFYAAAFGITYLLALLAEKGEGKQKQEHFVLIHGLGHGAWCWYKVVTLLKQKGHRVVALDLTSNGINRDALSDEINSVAHYTDPLLKYLQSLGNDEKVTLVGHSLAGCPLAYAMEMYPDKISKAIYVAAFTPRNNQSFLSSSFPTVFPRLVASGLVALNYGKGDSEMPTSASLVLNHIKSFFYTESPEEDINLAASLLTPTPYPISMEVLNLSSENYGRVRKFYIMLMKDKLFLPEHQQYSVDQNPPERVFKMHGSDHSPFFSQPEQLCNLLIHIATL from the exons ATGATGATTAAGTGTAGTAGGGCTGCTTTTTATGCTGCTGCCTTTGGTATCACATATCTCCTTGCTCTTCTTGCAGAG AAGGGAGAGGGAAAGCAAAAGCAAGAGCATTTTGTGTTGATTCATGGACTCGGGCATGGAGCATGGTGTTGGTATAAAGTTGTTACTCTACTCAAGCAGAAAGGGCACAGAGTGGTAGCCCTGGATCTCACTTCTAATGGGATAAATAGGGATGCTCTCTCTGATGAAATCAATTCAGTTGCACACTATACAGACCCATTGCTAAAATACCTCCAGAGTCTTGGAAATGATGAGAAG GTGACTCTTGTTGGCCATAGTTTGGCTGGATGCCCACTTGCCTATGCCATGGAAATGTACCCTGATAAGATCTCCAAAGCAATCTATGTTGCTGCATTCACACCTCGCAACAATCAAAGCTTCTTAAGCTCTTCATTTCCAACG GTTTTTCCAAGGCTAGTGGCAAGTGGATTGGTAGCACTAAACTATGGGAAAGGAGATTCAGAGATGCCCACATCTGCTTCACTTGTTCTGAACCACATCAAGTCCTTTTTCTATACTGAAAGCCCTGAAGAA GACATAAACCTTGCAGCATCTCTTTTAACACCTACACCATATCCAATATCTATGGAGGTCCTAAACCTGTCCAGTGAAAACTATGGTCGAGTGAGAAAATTTTACATTATGCTGATGAAAGACAAATTATTCCTGCCAGAGCATCAGCAATACTCTGTAGACCAAAATCCTCCAGAGAGAGTATTCAAAATGCATGGTAGTGACCACTCTCCATTTTTCTCACAGCCTGAACAGTTATGCAATCTTCTGATTCATATTGCAACTCTGTGA